A section of the Felis catus isolate Fca126 chromosome B2, F.catus_Fca126_mat1.0, whole genome shotgun sequence genome encodes:
- the LOC123385439 gene encoding LOW QUALITY PROTEIN: uncharacterized protein LOC123385439 (The sequence of the model RefSeq protein was modified relative to this genomic sequence to represent the inferred CDS: substituted 1 base at 1 genomic stop codon) — protein sequence MPEEHHPPPPGEADAVPRAGGGNTPGGSPPFTRQRAQREQSASAADSTILPLRATGPPDAEGNQPHHYWPFATSDLYNWKAQNPKFSEKPAGLIDLLDSVLFTHQPTWDDCQQLLQVLFTTEERERILNEARKLVPGADGNPTTNQAQIEASFPLTRPQWDFNTAEGKERLRVYRQTLMGGLRMAARKPTNLAKVGNVQQGKDESPAAFLERIMEAFRTYTPMDPEALESKAAVIMAFVNQSAIDIRRKLQKIDRLGEKSLQDLLVVAEKVYNNREPPEDKQSRAMAAASSKQTRDLARILLATTADFPEERDRRLRQLADDARKGKSTTKGGKQRLQKDQCTYCKEIGHWARDCPKWAGWKGSKTDRVKVLELDELSDXGSQGSDPLPEPRVTLKVEGTPIDFLVDTGAQHSVLRTPQGKLASKKSWVQGATGMSQYSWTTRRTVDLGTGRVSHSFMVIPECPYPLLGRDLLTKIGAQITFRQGGPQVTDGKGHPIQVLTMKLEDEYL from the coding sequence atgccggaagaacaccatcctccccctccgggggaggcagatgctgttccgagagcgggaggTGGAAACACCCCAGGGGGAAGCCCGCcatttaccagacaaagggctcagagggagcaatccgcctctGCCGCCGACTCtactattctgcccctgcgagccaccggacccccagacgcggaggggaatcagccccatcactattggcctttcgccactagtgacctctacaactggaaagctcagaatcctaagttttctgagaaaccggcagggcttattgatttattagactctgttctttttacccatcagcccacgtgggacgattgccagcagcttttacaggtcctgttcacgactgaagaaagagaaagaatcctcaatgaggcccgaaaactagttccaggcgcagacgggaatcccaccaccaaccaggctcagatagaggcctccttccccttaactcggccccagtgggatttcaacacggcagaaggtaaggagaggctccgggtctaccgccagactctaatggggggtctccgaatggctgctagaaagccaaccaatttggccaaggtaggaaatgtacaacagggaaaagatgaatctccagctgcctttttagaaaggatcatggaggcattccgtacctatacccccatggatccagaggctctggaaagcaaggcagctgttatcatggcctttgtaaaccaatcggccatagacattaggagaaaattacagaaaatagatagactaggagaaaaaagtctgcaggacttactggtggtagccgaaaaggtatataataaccgggagcctcctgaggacaagcagtctcgcgccatggcggctgccagcagtaagcagactcgagacctggccagaatactgctagctaccactgctgacttccccgaggaacgagaccgccgtctccggcagctggcagatgacgcaagaaaaggtaaaagcaccaccaagggggggaagcagaggctgcagaaggatcagtgcacatactgcaaggagatagggcattgggcccgagattgtccgaAATGGGCCGgctggaagggaagcaagactgatcgagtaaaagtcctagagctggatgaactaagtgattaggggagtcagggttcagaccctctccccgaacccagggtaactcttaaagtggaggggacccctattgacttccttgtcgacaccggagcacaacattcggtcctccgcaccccacaaggaaaactagctagcaagaagtcctgggtacaaggggcaactggtatgagccagtattcatggactacccgaagaacagtagatttgggaacgggccgggtatcccactcctttatggtaataccagaatgcccctacccgctgttaggacgggacttactgaccaagattggagctcagataactttcagacaaggggggcctcaggtcaccgatggcaagggccaccccatccaggtcctgaccatgaaactggaggatgaatacctc